One window of the Saccopteryx bilineata isolate mSacBil1 chromosome 2, mSacBil1_pri_phased_curated, whole genome shotgun sequence genome contains the following:
- the LOC136323805 gene encoding uncharacterized protein isoform X3, translated as MADQWKAPNGRSVEEQKVRPANPPVLPAPRNADADPGKGPGLSPQLHTCWALVLGEVDRTGRPFSPGTTGWWETQSVPAGDAPGPVKTRRTRGRMTPRGRKRQGTRSSPGRKPTEDGCQLARGNDRAGAGHRSPFQKGRGPHQAFLSGPQDAGPTRRLRRR; from the exons ATGGCTGACCAGTGGAAAG CCCCGAATGgcaggtcagtggaggagcagaaGGTGAGGCCAGCAAACCCGCCCGTCTTGCCAGCTCCTAGGAATGCAGATGCTGACCCAGGAAAAGGCCCGGGACTGTCACCTCAG tTGCACACCTgctgggctctggtcctgggTGAGGTAGACAGGACAGGCCGTCCCTTCTCTCCTGGAACTACAGGCTGGTGGGAGACACAG TCTGTGCCAGCTGGAGATGCCCCAGGCCCAGTAAAGACTCGGAGGACAAGAGGCCGGATGACACCAAGAGGCAGGAAGCGGCAGGGGACACGGAGCTCACCAGGAAGAAAACCCACAGAGGACGGTTGTCAG CTGGCGAGGGGCAATGATAGAGCCGGAGCAGGGCACCGAAGTCCCTTCCAGAAAGGCAGAGGCCCCCACCAGGCCTTCCTCTCAGGCCCCCAGGATGCAGGACCAACGAG GAGGCTGCGGAGGAGGTGA
- the LOC136323805 gene encoding uncharacterized protein isoform X2: MADQWKAPNGRSVEEQKVRPANPPVLPAPRNADADPGKGPGLSPQLHTCWALVLGEVDRTGRPFSPGTTGWWETQSVPAGDAPGPVKTRRTRGRMTPRGRKRQGTRSSPGRKPTEDGCQEAAEEVTRRVHSLSGKKDGLVPMFINTHSGLFTHVGVFTLGARADSYYEYLLKQWIQGGKQDTR, encoded by the exons ATGGCTGACCAGTGGAAAG CCCCGAATGgcaggtcagtggaggagcagaaGGTGAGGCCAGCAAACCCGCCCGTCTTGCCAGCTCCTAGGAATGCAGATGCTGACCCAGGAAAAGGCCCGGGACTGTCACCTCAG tTGCACACCTgctgggctctggtcctgggTGAGGTAGACAGGACAGGCCGTCCCTTCTCTCCTGGAACTACAGGCTGGTGGGAGACACAG TCTGTGCCAGCTGGAGATGCCCCAGGCCCAGTAAAGACTCGGAGGACAAGAGGCCGGATGACACCAAGAGGCAGGAAGCGGCAGGGGACACGGAGCTCACCAGGAAGAAAACCCACAGAGGACGGTTGTCAG GAGGCTGCGGAGGAGGTGACGCGGAGGGTCCACTCCCTGTCGGGGAAGAAGGACGGGCTGGTGCCCATGTTCATCAACACGCACAGCGGCCTCTTCACCCACGTGGGCGTGTTCACCTTGGGCGCCAGGGCCGACAGCTACTACGAGTACCTGCTGAAGCAGTGGATCCAGGGCGGGAAGCAGGACACGCGGTGA